A single region of the Saprospiraceae bacterium genome encodes:
- a CDS encoding DNA/RNA non-specific endonuclease, whose translation MKKKPMKGCYFGFLLFLPFLLQAQNLDQLILDVEVDIQRLDGQKQLLQSRMETLKLQRIQRDLRDIGLPSNDYILHSAMALSYDEAHEQARWVAHIILPDIIDGEVFRSNDFRPDPKVSTGSAVEADYFLKYLQPDSSYKYDGYGYDRGHLAPSADFRWNQQALSESYFYSNMSPQVPEFNRESWADLETSLRGYIFDHPDVQLFVVTGPVLEEGLPKIERSINKVTIPKRYFKVALDLKNKRGIGFIMPNQKNANPLSTFAVSINEVEALTGLNFFNALPDNIEEEIESKLNKKDWLPDIAKGDADPISAPTLTRNHFNTVQAKRYQGTGEEIHVCGQVVSTRYSRTGNLWLNIDKQFPNQIFSVFIRKQDLPNFSYKADEVLADKSVCFFGKVDDFNGTPTMNVGREEDISLEVPKQ comes from the coding sequence CCTTGACCAGTTGATCCTTGATGTAGAAGTGGATATTCAGCGGCTTGATGGTCAGAAGCAATTGCTGCAATCCCGAATGGAAACCCTGAAATTGCAGCGGATACAACGTGACCTACGCGATATCGGTTTACCATCCAATGACTATATTCTGCATTCGGCCATGGCCTTGTCCTATGATGAAGCGCACGAACAGGCCCGCTGGGTCGCCCATATTATCCTCCCGGATATCATCGATGGAGAGGTATTTCGATCCAACGATTTTCGACCTGATCCCAAGGTCTCCACTGGTAGTGCCGTAGAGGCGGATTACTTCTTGAAATACCTCCAGCCGGACAGCAGCTATAAGTATGACGGATATGGCTATGACCGAGGCCACCTTGCACCCTCTGCTGACTTCCGCTGGAACCAACAGGCCTTATCGGAGTCTTATTTTTATTCCAATATGTCTCCACAGGTCCCTGAATTCAATCGCGAAAGCTGGGCTGATCTCGAAACCAGCCTGCGTGGCTACATTTTTGACCACCCTGATGTGCAGCTTTTTGTGGTGACAGGACCTGTATTGGAGGAGGGGCTCCCAAAAATCGAACGAAGTATCAATAAGGTGACAATTCCCAAAAGGTATTTTAAAGTGGCACTTGATCTGAAAAATAAGCGGGGAATTGGCTTTATCATGCCCAATCAAAAAAATGCCAATCCATTGTCAACCTTTGCTGTGAGCATCAACGAAGTGGAGGCTTTAACGGGGCTCAATTTTTTTAATGCTCTCCCCGATAACATCGAAGAAGAGATCGAGTCCAAATTAAACAAAAAAGACTGGCTGCCTGATATCGCTAAAGGGGATGCCGATCCGATTTCTGCACCCACCCTCACACGCAATCATTTTAATACCGTACAAGCCAAGCGATACCAAGGCACAGGGGAGGAGATCCACGTGTGTGGCCAGGTGGTCAGCACCCGTTATAGCCGCACGGGCAATTTATGGCTGAATATCGATAAACAATTCCCGAACCAGATTTTTTCTGTATTTATTCGAAAGCAGGATTTGCCAAACTTTTCCTATAAGGCGGATGAGGTCTTGGCTGATAAGTCTGTCTGCTTTTTTGGGAAGGTCGATGATTTTAATGGTACGCCTACAATGAATGTTGGTCGGGAGGAGGATATTTCGCTGGAAGTGCCTAAGCAATAA